In Microbulbifer sp. THAF38, the sequence GAAATTAATGATGTATCAGTAGCGGCTGTTTTTATCCCCCTCAGCAATGAATTTCTGCCCTCCTTTTTCCAATCAAAGGAGTGAGCAAAATGTCTGAATCCAACCAAGTTATGGCAAAGCCGGAAACCCCACCGGCTACAGTTCCAGCGCCTTCAGAGGTTGCCCAAGTGCTCGCAGTTATTGAGCGTGTAGCAGCAAACCCGGAAGCGGATATCGACAAGCTCGAGCGCCTGCTGGACATGCAAGAGCGGGTTATGAGCCGCAACGCCGAACAAGCTTTCAATGCGGCCCTGGCGCAGATGCAGAGCGAATTACCAACGGTCGCTGAAACAGCCAAGGGGCACAACACCATGTACGCCCCCCTTGAAAAGATAAATGAAGCTGTGCGCCCAGCCCTGCAGAAACACGGATTCGCTGTGACCTTCCGCACCAAGCAGCATAGCAACGCAGTGGAAATAACTGCGGTTCTATCCCACAGAGAAGGCCACCACCAGGAGACCTCCCTGATTCTCCCGCTCGATACCAGCGGCAGCAAGAACGCTGTGCAAGCCATTGGCTCAACTGTCAGCTACGGCAAACGCTATGCCCTATGCGCCTTGCTAAATATCAGCACCGGTGAAGATACGGATGGAGCCCCACCGGCAAATATGAATGGGGTTGCTCCAAACCAAATCCAGCAACTTCGCAACGCAATACAAATGGCCGGAATCAGCGAACAGCAATTCTGTGCATCAGCAGGTATTGCAGACATCAACCAACTGGAGGCTTCAAGGTTTAGCCGAGCTATGAGCCACCTCCAAAGCAGGGCACAAGGAGCACAGCAATGATTATCTGCAAAGTCGAACAAGGTTCCGAAGACTGGCACCGCGAACGTGCTGGGGCAATCACTGCCAGCAATTTCTCTGAAGTGCGCAAGCGCTTGAAGAGTGGCCCGAACAAAGGCGACTTCACATCGGCAGCTCACGACTACGCCTTTCGCCTGGCAGTAGAGCGCATCAGCGGTGAACCCCTGGACGGTGGTTTTCAAACCTGGGCAATGAAGCGCGGCAATGAATTAGAGCCAGAAGCCCGCGCAGCCCATGAAGACCACATTGATATGTTTATCGAGCAAACCGGGCTGGTACTAACTGATGACCGCAAGTTTGGAGCCAGCGCAGACGGCTTAATCGGTGAGGAGGGCGGCAGCGAATATAAGTGCCTAGTTTCACCTGAGCGCCTTCGAACCATCCTGCTCGATGAAAACCTCGACGAATTCAAAGATCAGATTCAAGGCTGCATGTGGTTGACCGGGCGCAAGTGGTGGCACTTTGTCTTGTACTGCCCTGCCCTGGAAAAAATCGGAAAAGCTTTAACAGTTCGAAAAATGGAGCG encodes:
- a CDS encoding ERF family protein, translating into MSESNQVMAKPETPPATVPAPSEVAQVLAVIERVAANPEADIDKLERLLDMQERVMSRNAEQAFNAALAQMQSELPTVAETAKGHNTMYAPLEKINEAVRPALQKHGFAVTFRTKQHSNAVEITAVLSHREGHHQETSLILPLDTSGSKNAVQAIGSTVSYGKRYALCALLNISTGEDTDGAPPANMNGVAPNQIQQLRNAIQMAGISEQQFCASAGIADINQLEASRFSRAMSHLQSRAQGAQQ
- a CDS encoding lambda exonuclease family protein, with amino-acid sequence MIICKVEQGSEDWHRERAGAITASNFSEVRKRLKSGPNKGDFTSAAHDYAFRLAVERISGEPLDGGFQTWAMKRGNELEPEARAAHEDHIDMFIEQTGLVLTDDRKFGASADGLIGEEGGSEYKCLVSPERLRTILLDENLDEFKDQIQGCMWLTGRKWWHFVLYCPALEKIGKALTVRKMERDDNYINQLEMDLLKFDKLVEEYRSNLNKKAA